A window of Nonomuraea angiospora genomic DNA:
GTCCCGCGCGACTCGGGCGAGCGGAAGCTGATCGCCCAGACGCTCGGCTACCCGCCGGACGGCTCGGAGGACTTCCTCGACGACTACCGCCGCGTGACGCGCCGCGCACGACAGGTCATGGACAGAGTTTTCTACGGGGCTTGATCGGCGGCGCGTACGGGTGTATCAAAGCCCGCGTGTTATCCGTTTATGTGGATTTGGCGCTGGGCCTCGTGGTGTCGTTCCTGCTGCTGTCGCTGCTGGTGAGCGGGATCAACGAGGCGTTCGTGCGGATGCTCGCCATTCGCAGCAAGTTCCTGTGGGCCTACCTCAGGGACACCATGGACGGGTCCGACGCGCAGGGCAGGTCGTGGCTGCCCGCCAAGGTGCGCGACGTCTTCGCGGCGCTGCCCTTCGTACGCGACCCCCGGCCCAAGCACAGCGACCAGCCCCCGCCGCCCGAGCCGGGGACGCTGCCGGCGCAGGAGAGCAAGGCCGAGGACGCCATGGTCAACCTGCTCTACCAGCGGGTCCAGGAGATCGACCACCCGAAGAAGGGCCGCACCAGCATCTCCAACATCCCTCCCGCGCGCTTCGCGGTGGCCCTGATGGAGCTGGCCGCAGGGGAGCCGGACGGCGTCGAGGGGTTCCTGGAGAAGCTCAAGGCCATGCGCAGCCCGCTCTACGGCCACCTCAAGGGCGTGTGGGAGACCGCGCAGCGCGACCTCGACCGGTTCAGGCAGGGGGTGGAGAGCTGGTTCGACGGGGAGATGCAGCGGCTGTCCATGCTCTACAAGCGCTACGTCAAGTGGGTTCTGGCCGTGCTCGGCGTGGTCGTGACGCTGGTGTTCACGATGGACGGGCTGGAGTACGCCAAGACGCTGCTGCGCGACAACGCCTTCCGCGCCTCGGTGACGGCCGTGGCGGGGTCGGGGACGGACGCGTACAACGAGCTCAAGGCCCGCTGCACGGGCGGCGACCCGGTGCCGTGCGTCACCGAGACGCTGAGCCAGCCCGCTCTGGTCAAGATGCTCGACCACGCGCTGGTCAGCGTGTCGTTCCCGGCGGAGGGCGACCCGTCCGTGCACTGGAACGGCGGGCTGTGGTGGCAGCGGATCACCACGCCCAGCCACTGGCCCGGCTTCCTGCTGACGTACGTGGCGCTGCTGTTCGGGGCGTCGTTCTGGTGGGACGTGCTGCGCCGCCTGACCGGGATCAAGAGCCGCCGCTGAGGCCGCCCCTGGCCGCCAGGGTGATCACGTCGGCCAGGGCCGCCAGCTCGCCGGGGTCGTCGGTGAGCCGGGCCGTGGCCAGGCGCAGGTGGTGCGTGGCGGCGGGGCCGATCACGTACCGGCTGCCGGCCGCCACGGAGATGCCGTGCGCGGCCAGCGTGACCAGCGCCGCCGACTCCTCGCGCACCGGCACCCACAGGACCAGCCCGTCGCCGCCGCCGGTGGGCACGCCGCGCTGCGCCAGCTCCGCCTTCAGCCGCGCCCGCCGCCCGGCGTAGACCGTGCGGGCGTGCGCCACGCGCTCGCGCACCTCGCCGTCCCCGAGCAGGTGGGCCAGGGTGTCCTGGAGGATCCTGCTGGTCCAGCCGATGCCGAAGCTCCGCAGCACGCGCACCCGCTCGACCGCGTCCGCCGCGCCGCCGATGATCGCGATGCGCAGGTCGGGGCCGTGCGACTTGGAGTAGGAGCGCACCAGCACCGTACGGTCCGGAAAACGCGTCCCCATGCTCACCATCGGCGAGACCGACAGCTCGCCGATCCCGTCGTCCTCCACGATGAGCGTCGAGGTCGGCTCCAGCAGGGCGGCCAGCTCGGCCGAGCGCTCGGCGGTCACGGCGTGGCCGCAGGGCGACTGGCCGCGCGGCTGGTACACGAACGCCACCGGCCTGGCCCGCAGCGCCTTGGCCAGCGACTCGGGGACGGGCCCCTGCTCGTCGCAGGCCACCGGCACGATCTGGACGCCGATCGTCTCCAGGATGTCCAGCAGCCGGGCGGCGGTCGGCTCCTCGATCGCGATCCGGTCGCCGGGCAGCGCGGTGGTCTGGCAGAGCAGCTGCACCCCCTCGTAGCCGCCGCCGACCGCGAGCCAGCCCTGCGCAGGGAACGGCCAGTCCGGCTCCACGGCGGCACGCAGCCGCGGCGTGATCGTCTCGCGGGCGTAGTCGTTGAGCCCCTCCGCGCCGGCCGCGGCGATCAGCGCGGCCTCCAGCGGCGGCAGCAGCGCCGGGTCGGGGGAGGCGATGGCCAGGTCGATCGCCAGCCGGTCGCCCCAGTGACCGATGCGCTCGTAACGGATGGGACGGGGCACGTCGGGCGGCCCGAGCACCACCGTGCCGCGGCGGCGATCGGTGTGGATCATCCCGTGCCGCCGCAGCTCCGACCAGGCCTCCGCGACGGTCCCCGAGCTCACGCCCAGCTCCCTGGCCAGGCTGCGCACGGTCGGCAGGCGCGTCTGCGCGGTGACCGTGCCCTGCCTGATCAGATCGGTCAGGGCGGCGGCGATCCCGCGGGCGGTCGGCTCGCCGATGCGCTGCGCCAGCCAGGCGGATTCCACGTGACCTCCTGTAAATCTTTGTTCAGCAACAAAGATCGTCTTGTGTGGGGCGTTGCCTGAACATAAGGTTTCCAGCAATTCAAAGCAAGGGAACTTTGGGGTGTTTGTGCATATTCGGTTGGGTCTGCGGGATTGGGACCATCTCGTACCGGTGGCGACGGGGGAGGTGCGGCCCGAGGGGTTCGAGCTGGACCTGGAGTCCCGCGCCGTCACCCCGGACGTCCTGAGCGAGCCGGGCCTGGACGGCGGTGAGACGTCCTTCAGCAGGTACGTCCTCGGCCGCGCCGCGGGCGACGACCGCCTGGTGGGCCTGCCGGTCTTCGTGATGCGCGGCTTCCGGCACCGGTGCGTCCTCGTCCGCCGCGACAGCGAGCTGACCTCGCTGGAGGAGCTCAAGGGCGCCCGCATCGGCCTGACCGGCTGGCCGGACTCCGGCAACACCTGGACCCGCGCCCTGCTCAGGGCCGCCGGCGTGGACATCAGGGGCATCGAGTGGACGGTCGGCCCGCTGGTCGCCGGGGAGACCGGCAAGGACCGCGTCGGCCCCGTCCCGTTCCCCGACAACGTCTCGCTGACCGGCGACGGCCTGGCCGAAGGGCTCGCCGAGGGCCGCTACGACGCGATCATGACCCCGTTCATGCCCGACGAGTTCTTCACCCCGGACAGCCGCTTCCGCCACCTGCTCCCCGACCACCGCGCCGCCGAGCTGGCCTACTACCGGGAGACCGGCTTCGTGCCCGGCATCCACCTGGTGACGCTGAAGCGCGAGGCCGTCGAGCGCGACCCGGGGCTGCCTCAAGCTGTTCAGAACCTGCTCGAACGCTCCAAGCGGCACTGGCTGGCCCGGCGGCGGCTGCTCGCCGACACCACGCCCTGGCTGCTGGCCGACCTGACGGAGACGGCGCGGACCTTCGGCCCCGACTGGATGCCGTACGGCGTCGCGCCCAACGCCGCCATGATCGCCGCCTTCTGCGAGGAACTGCACGCCCAGGGCATCTCCAACCGCCGCATCCGACCCGAGGAGGTCTTCGACATATGAGAATCGCCGTTGGACAGTTCGCGTCCGCGGAGGACTGGGCGGTCAACCTCAAGACCTGCCAGGACCTGATCGACCGGGCCGCCGAGGGCGGCGCCGACCTGCTGGTCCTGCCCGAGGGCGCGATGGCCCTGTTCGTCGACGAGCCGACGCGCATCCGCGAGGCCGCCCAGCCGCTGGACGGGCCGTTCGTCAGCGGGCTGGTCGAGCGCACGCGCGGCTCGTCCACCACCGTGATCGCCGGCGTGCACACCCCGTCGGGCGACGGCCGGGTGTTCAACGTCCTGGTGGCCGCCAGGGACGGCGAGATCGTCGGGACGTACACCAAGCTGCACCTGTACGACGCCTTCGGCCGGCGCGAGTCCGACAACGTCGTGCCCGGCACGAACGCGCCCGTGGTGATCGACGTGGCCGGCTGGAAGGTCGGCATGATGACCTGCTACGACGTGCGCTTCCCCGAGCTGGCCAGGCTCCTGGCCGACCAGGGCGCCCAGGTGATCGCGCTGCCCACCGCGTGGGTGCGCGGCCCGGCCAAGGAATGGCACTGGGAGGTCATGGTGACCGCCCGCGCCCTGGAGAACACCGTCTACCTGGC
This region includes:
- a CDS encoding aminotransferase-like domain-containing protein; the protein is MESAWLAQRIGEPTARGIAAALTDLIRQGTVTAQTRLPTVRSLARELGVSSGTVAEAWSELRRHGMIHTDRRRGTVVLGPPDVPRPIRYERIGHWGDRLAIDLAIASPDPALLPPLEAALIAAAGAEGLNDYARETITPRLRAAVEPDWPFPAQGWLAVGGGYEGVQLLCQTTALPGDRIAIEEPTAARLLDILETIGVQIVPVACDEQGPVPESLAKALRARPVAFVYQPRGQSPCGHAVTAERSAELAALLEPTSTLIVEDDGIGELSVSPMVSMGTRFPDRTVLVRSYSKSHGPDLRIAIIGGAADAVERVRVLRSFGIGWTSRILQDTLAHLLGDGEVRERVAHARTVYAGRRARLKAELAQRGVPTGGGDGLVLWVPVREESAALVTLAAHGISVAAGSRYVIGPAATHHLRLATARLTDDPGELAALADVITLAARGGLSGGS
- a CDS encoding deaminated glutathione amidase encodes the protein MRIAVGQFASAEDWAVNLKTCQDLIDRAAEGGADLLVLPEGAMALFVDEPTRIREAAQPLDGPFVSGLVERTRGSSTTVIAGVHTPSGDGRVFNVLVAARDGEIVGTYTKLHLYDAFGRRESDNVVPGTNAPVVIDVAGWKVGMMTCYDVRFPELARLLADQGAQVIALPTAWVRGPAKEWHWEVMVTARALENTVYLAASGECGRRNIGASMVVDPLGITRARLGDAPGLLWADASMEELERARLSLPVLENRRFAVDPRLERHV